In a single window of the Apteryx mantelli isolate bAptMan1 chromosome 11, bAptMan1.hap1, whole genome shotgun sequence genome:
- the LOC136993122 gene encoding olfactory receptor 14A16-like yields the protein MSNGSSLNEFLLLAFADSRELQLLHFLLFLAIYLAALLGNSLIITAVACDHHLHTPMYFFLLNLSVLDLGSISTTVPKSMANSLWDTRAISYLGCAAQVFFFFFLFASEFYLLTVMAYDRFVAICRPLHYGTLMGNRACVRMAAAAWASAFLNALLHTANTFSIPLCLGNVVDQFFCEIPQILKLSCSDSYLREAGFVVVTSCLSLGCFIFIVLSYVQIFTAVLRIPSKQGRHKAFSMCLPHLAVVSLFLSTLMYAVLKPPSVSSPALDLALAVLYSVVPPTLNPLIYSMRNKELKDALRKVISWTFFSRGNIAIALHK from the coding sequence atgtccaacggcagctccctcaatgagttcctcctcctggcatttgcggactcacgggagctgcagctcttgcacttcctgctcttcctcgccatctacctggctgccctcctgggaaacagcctcatcatcacagctgtagcctgcgaccaccacctccacacccccatgtactttttcctcctcaacctctctgttctggaccttggctccatctccactacagtccccaaatccatggccaattctctgtgggacaccagggccatttcctatttaggatgtgctgcccaggtctttttcttcttttttttatttgcatcagagttttatctcctcactgtcatggcctatgaccgctttgttgccatctgcagacccctgcactatgggaccctcatgggcaacagagcttgtgtcagaatggcagcagctgcctgggccagtgcatttctcaatgctctcctgcacactgctaatacgttttcgaTACCACTGTGCctaggcaatgtcgtggaccagttcttctgtgagattccccagatcctcaagctctcctgctcagactcctacctcagggaagccgGGTTTGTTGTGGTTACTAGCTGTTTATCtctggggtgtttcattttcattgtgctgtcctatgtgcagatattcactgctgtgctgaggatcccctctaagcagggccgacacaaagccttttccatgtgtctccctcacctggctgtggtctccctctttctcagcacttTAATGTATGCCGTACTGAAGCCCCCCTCTGTTTCCTCACCTGCTCTGGATCTGGCACtcgctgttctgtactcggtggtgcctccaactctgaaccccctcatctacagcatgaggaacaaggagctcaaagatgccctgaggaaagtgatttcatggacatttttcagcagaggtaacattgccattgctctccacaaatga